A part of Chlorocebus sabaeus isolate Y175 chromosome 28, mChlSab1.0.hap1, whole genome shotgun sequence genomic DNA contains:
- the LIMK1 gene encoding LIM domain kinase 1 isoform X2, with protein sequence MLLASAPRRRRFLQRAKCCDCSASLSHQYYEKDGQLFCKKDYWARYGESCHGCSEQITKGLVMVAGELKYHPECFICLTCGTFIGDGDTYTLVEHSKLYCGHCYYQTVVTPVIEQILPDSPGSHLPHTVTLVSIPASSHGKRGLSVSIDPPHGPPGCGTEHAHTVRVQGVDPGCMSPDVKNSIHVGDRILEINGTPIRNVPLDEIDLLIQETSRLLQLTLEHDPHDTLGHGLGPETSPLSSPVHTPSGEAGGSARQKPVLRSCSIDRSPGASSLGSPASQRKDLGRSESLRVVCRPHRIFRPSDLIHGEVLGKGCFGQAIKVTHRETGEVMVMKELIRFDEETQRTFLKEVKVMRCLEHPNVLKFIGVLYKDKRLNFITEYIKGGTLRGIIKSMDSQYPWSQRVSFAKDIASGMAYLHSMNIIHRDLNSHNCLVRENKNVVVADFGLARLMVDEKTQPEDLRSLKKPDRKKRYTVVGNPYWMAPEMINGRSYDEKVDVFSFGIVLCEIIGRVNADPDYLPRTMDFGLNVRGFLDRYCPANCPPSFFPITVRCCDLDPEKRPSFVKLEHWLETLRMHLAGHLPLGPQLEQLDRGFWETYRRGESGLPAHPEVPD encoded by the exons CCGCTATGGCGAGTCCTGCCATGGGTGCTCGGAGCAAATCACCAAGGGACTGGTTATG GTGGCTGGGGAGCTGAAGTACCACCCCGAGTGTTTCATCTGCCTCACGTGTGGGACCTTTATCGGCGACGGGGACACGTACACACTGGTGGAGCACTCCAAGCTATACTG CGGGCACTGCTACTACCAGACTGTGGTGACCCCCGTCATCGAGCAGATCCTGCCCGACTCCCCCGGCTCCCACCTGCCCCACACCGTCACCCTAGTGTCCATCCCAGCCTCATCTCATGGCAAGCGTGGACTTTCAGTCTCCATCGACCCCCCGCACGGCCCACCGGGCTGCGGCACCGAACACGCACACACCGTCCGCGTCCAGGG AGTGGATCCAGGCTGCATGAGCCCAGATGTGAAGAATTCCATCCACGTTGGAGACCGGATCTTGGAAATCAATGGCACGCCCATTCGAAATGTGCCCCTGGATGAG ATTGACCTGCTGATTCAGGAAACCAGCCGCCTGCTCCAGCTCACCCTCGAGCACGACCCTCACGATACACTGGGCCATGGGCTGGGGCCTGAGACCAGCCCCCTGAGCTCTCCGGTTCACACTCCCAGCGGGGAGGCGGGCGGCTCTGCCCGGCAGAAACCTGTCTT GAGGAGCTGCAGCATCGACAGGTCTCCGGGTGCCAGCTCACTGGGCTCCCCGGCCTCCCAGCGCAAGGACCTGGGTCGCTCTGAGTCCCTCCGCGTAGTCTGCAGGCCACACCGCATCTTCCGGCCATCGGACCTCATCCACGGGGAGGTGCTGGGCAAGGGCTGCTTTGGCCAGGCCATCAAG GTGACACACCGTGAGACGGgtgaggtgatggtgatgaaggAGCTGATCCGGTTCGACGAGGAGACCCAGAGGACATTCCTCAAGGAG GTGAAGGTCATGCGATGCCTGGAACACCCCAACGTGCTCAAGTTCATCGGGGTGCTCTACAAGGACAAGAGGCTCAACTTCATCACTGAGTACATCAAGGGCGGCACCCTCCGGGGCATCATCAAGAGCATG GACAGCCAGTACCCATGGAGCCAGAGAGTGAGCTTTGCCAAGGACATCGCGTCGGGGATG GCCTACCTCCACTCCATGAACATTATCCACCGAGACCTCAACTCCCACAACTGCCTGGTCCGTGAG AACAAGAACGTGGTGGTGGCCGACTTCGGGCTGGCGCGGCTCATGGTGGATGAAAAGACTCAGCCCGAGGACCTGCGGAGCCTCAAGAAGCCAGACCGCAAGAAGCGCTACACCGTGGTGGGCAACCCCTACTGGATGGCGCCTGAGATGATCAATG GCCGCAGCTATGATGAGAAGGTGGATGTGTTCTCCTTTGGGATCGTCCTGTGCGAG ATCATCGGGCGGGTAAACGCAGACCCCGACTACCTGCCCCGCACCATGGACTTTGGCCTCAACGTACGAGGCTTCCTGGACCGCTACTGCCCTGCAAACTGCCCCCCGAGCTTCTTCCCCATCACCGTGCGCTGTTGCGATCTGGACCCCGAGAAGAG gccgtcCTTCGTGAAACTGGAACACTGGCTGGAGACCCTCCGCATGCACCTGGCCGGCCACCTGCCACTGGGCCcgcagctggagcagctggacaGGGGTTTCTGGGAGACCTACCGGCGCGGCGAGAGCGGACTGCCTGCCCACCCTGAGGTCCCCGACTGA